The Providencia sp. PROV188 genome includes a region encoding these proteins:
- a CDS encoding transcriptional regulator, with protein sequence MGNSIVELCVIGLQKAIDATGGQTQLAKRISDISNKPVKQQQIWNWLNRNKRVPADKVLIVERASGVSRNTLRPDLYP encoded by the coding sequence ATGGGTAACTCAATTGTCGAGTTATGCGTTATCGGATTGCAAAAGGCAATTGATGCAACAGGCGGGCAGACTCAATTAGCAAAACGTATTAGTGACATTTCAAATAAACCAGTAAAGCAGCAACAAATCTGGAATTGGCTGAACAGAAACAAAAGAGTGCCGGCAGACAAAGTGCTAATAGTTGAACGGGCATCAGGGGTTTCTCGAAATACATTGCGTCCAGATCTCTATCCATAA
- a CDS encoding helix-turn-helix domain-containing protein, with protein MSVKLSSYVWDGCAPAGLKITSVAIMARLADFSNDEGVCWPSVPTIARQIGAGESTVRTAIKDLEKDGWLSREKRRKGNRNASNIYQLNVNKLASAARAALPQPAESDTSNPDASKSVASKSAPSESSKNKRFDPSESGGDPLVTSKQDPSVTNSSSQNSGESSDKPKIDFLNRYPEAVIYSPNFQKWGSADDLKCAEWLFSRKCEVFKELGLQEPKEPNFTEWANDVRLMVSQDGRTHKEICQFYKRVSHDEFWKKNVQCPRTLRTQWDDLTLRLAGEQKVSIDQVQRDEAFTRIIGSHSKPRNRIEEIAAELAGKSGVRRMSDFVGRKAWAGIWQQAAEQAAKEVMA; from the coding sequence ATGAGCGTAAAACTATCAAGTTATGTTTGGGATGGCTGTGCGCCAGCAGGTTTGAAGATAACCTCGGTTGCTATCATGGCTCGTCTCGCTGACTTCTCAAACGATGAGGGCGTGTGCTGGCCATCGGTACCGACAATTGCTCGTCAAATCGGTGCGGGTGAAAGCACAGTACGTACCGCTATCAAAGATTTAGAAAAAGATGGTTGGTTATCAAGAGAAAAGCGTCGCAAAGGCAACCGTAATGCAAGCAATATCTATCAGCTTAATGTTAATAAATTAGCTTCAGCAGCGAGAGCCGCATTACCTCAACCAGCAGAATCTGATACGTCAAATCCTGACGCGTCAAAATCTGTTGCATCAAAATCCGCCCCGTCAGAATCGAGCAAAAATAAGCGTTTTGACCCGTCAGAATCTGGGGGCGATCCGTTAGTAACTTCAAAACAAGATCCATCAGTAACTAACTCTTCGTCGCAGAATTCTGGCGAATCCAGCGACAAGCCTAAAATTGATTTTTTAAATCGTTACCCAGAGGCTGTGATTTACAGCCCTAACTTCCAGAAATGGGGATCTGCGGATGACCTCAAGTGTGCTGAATGGCTGTTTAGCCGCAAGTGTGAAGTTTTCAAAGAGCTTGGGCTGCAAGAACCGAAAGAGCCTAATTTCACAGAGTGGGCTAACGATGTTCGCTTGATGGTTAGCCAAGACGGTCGTACCCACAAAGAGATTTGCCAATTCTACAAACGCGTTAGCCATGATGAGTTCTGGAAGAAAAACGTTCAGTGCCCAAGAACGCTACGTACCCAGTGGGATGATTTAACCCTCCGTTTAGCGGGTGAGCAAAAGGTTTCAATTGACCAAGTTCAGCGTGATGAGGCATTCACTCGCATCATCGGATCACATTCTAAGCCTCGAAATCGCATCGAAGAAATTGCGGCAGAGTTAGCAGGTAAATCAGGTGTGCGTCGAATGAGTGATTTTGTTGGACGCAAGGCATGGGCGGGTATTTGGCAACAGGCAGCAGAGCAAGCAGCGAAAGAGGTGATGGCATGA
- a CDS encoding XRE family transcriptional regulator encodes MSIAKRLLDARIKAGMSQADLAEKVGVSQQSIQKIEAGQTNSPRRIADIAKAVNVSAQWLQFGTHDGNGLKTEFEVKEWEEIPSHGNVEFVDIPVLDIELAAGSGSSAELIELEEYTYPFRRDELRKYGVSASNARIVKIVGNSLYPVLNGGDLVAVDITKRDIKDGDLYAIRDGVLLRVKILIYRPDGGLIIRSFNRDEYPDEQLPRSEAVTRVHVIGRVFWSSRSW; translated from the coding sequence ATGTCTATAGCTAAACGGTTGTTAGATGCGCGAATAAAAGCCGGAATGAGCCAAGCAGATCTGGCAGAAAAAGTCGGTGTTAGTCAGCAATCCATTCAAAAGATTGAAGCGGGTCAAACTAATTCTCCTCGTCGAATTGCTGATATTGCGAAGGCTGTTAATGTATCTGCTCAGTGGTTGCAGTTCGGTACCCATGATGGAAACGGGTTAAAAACAGAGTTTGAAGTAAAGGAGTGGGAAGAAATTCCTAGTCATGGCAATGTTGAATTTGTCGATATTCCGGTACTTGATATTGAACTAGCTGCAGGAAGCGGTTCTAGCGCAGAACTTATTGAATTAGAAGAATATACCTACCCATTCAGAAGGGACGAATTACGTAAATATGGCGTTTCTGCAAGTAATGCAAGGATAGTTAAAATAGTTGGAAATAGTCTCTACCCTGTTCTTAATGGTGGTGATTTAGTAGCCGTTGATATCACCAAAAGAGATATCAAAGATGGGGATCTTTATGCAATAAGAGATGGTGTTTTATTGCGCGTTAAGATCTTGATATATCGACCTGATGGCGGACTAATAATACGTAGCTTTAATAGGGACGAATACCCTGATGAGCAGCTACCTAGAAGTGAAGCTGTCACCAGAGTTCATGTTATTGGTAGGGTCTTTTGGTCATCAAGGAGTTGGTAA
- a CDS encoding YmfL family putative regulatory protein, whose amino-acid sequence MCKQTLKEVVKEMCKAFPGGRSAMAGALGISETTFNNKLYEKNGCRFFEHDELEAIEELSGTKLLVEYHLDRHGMIAMEPIEAEKLDQVELFDIRMKLGAMQGALAVLIQESIADGILTGDEITAINKKSQKVFAYAKHFIDSLPVVYGVKA is encoded by the coding sequence ATGTGCAAACAAACACTAAAAGAAGTCGTGAAAGAAATGTGCAAAGCATTCCCTGGTGGTCGTTCAGCGATGGCGGGGGCTTTGGGGATATCAGAAACCACTTTCAACAATAAGCTGTATGAAAAGAATGGTTGTCGATTCTTTGAGCATGACGAATTAGAGGCAATAGAAGAACTGTCGGGAACTAAGTTGCTGGTGGAGTATCACCTAGATCGCCATGGCATGATAGCGATGGAACCCATTGAAGCTGAAAAACTCGATCAGGTTGAGCTGTTTGATATTCGAATGAAGTTAGGTGCAATGCAGGGCGCGCTTGCCGTTTTAATTCAAGAAAGCATAGCTGATGGCATTTTAACTGGCGATGAAATCACTGCGATAAACAAAAAATCTCAAAAGGTTTTTGCTTATGCAAAGCACTTTATTGATTCACTACCTGTTGTTTATGGGGTTAAAGCGTAA
- a CDS encoding DUF4222 domain-containing protein encodes MTDEDPNNLNRIYLDKRGIPARVVRYDREKMWVIYMREGYEHECFAPLYKFKDEFRRVE; translated from the coding sequence ATGACTGATGAAGATCCAAATAATCTCAATCGCATTTATCTCGACAAGCGCGGTATTCCTGCTCGTGTTGTTCGTTATGACCGGGAAAAAATGTGGGTCATTTACATGCGAGAAGGCTATGAGCATGAATGTTTTGCTCCGTTATACAAATTTAAAGATGAATTCAGAAGAGTCGAGTAG
- a CDS encoding BRCT domain-containing protein, with protein MNINPAFNYKQNRDKLFANLISIIDGVLSDNELSDSEIIYITTWLSDSEQISDNPFVVLLQERIARVLDDGVITADEREELKGVLLEVQRSIMDMPNIDLYSKESDINLLNGLCKGIVADRKLGIDEINYLDWWLTQNGMLKRNYPGRHLYELIKSIKEDGIIEKSESELLYKAMVDFSGTDLDSGVVDGLSCHLPCDDIDNFNVIGATVCLTGNFVTGKRSLVSEIIEKAGGKVIDRVTQSADYLVIGALSSRDWRYSSHGRKIEKAIEDRDSGKSSIKITTEDILMKFLPTP; from the coding sequence ATGAATATTAACCCGGCTTTTAACTATAAGCAGAATAGAGACAAGCTATTTGCGAACCTAATTTCTATTATCGATGGCGTTTTGTCAGACAATGAGCTATCAGATTCTGAAATTATTTACATAACCACATGGCTTTCTGACTCGGAGCAAATTTCAGACAACCCATTTGTAGTGCTTTTACAGGAAAGAATAGCAAGAGTTCTGGATGATGGGGTGATCACGGCAGATGAAAGAGAAGAATTGAAGGGAGTTTTACTAGAGGTTCAGCGGTCAATAATGGATATGCCAAATATTGATTTGTACTCAAAAGAGTCAGATATCAATCTACTTAATGGCTTGTGCAAAGGAATAGTTGCGGATAGGAAGTTGGGTATTGATGAGATTAATTACCTTGATTGGTGGCTTACTCAGAATGGAATGCTAAAAAGAAATTATCCTGGCAGGCACTTATATGAACTAATTAAATCCATTAAAGAGGATGGAATTATAGAGAAAAGTGAAAGTGAGCTGCTTTATAAAGCCATGGTTGATTTCTCTGGTACAGATCTAGATAGCGGGGTTGTTGATGGACTCTCATGCCATTTACCATGTGACGATATTGATAATTTCAATGTAATTGGTGCAACAGTTTGTTTGACTGGAAATTTCGTGACGGGAAAGAGATCTTTAGTTTCAGAAATCATAGAGAAGGCAGGAGGTAAAGTTATTGACAGAGTGACACAATCTGCTGATTACCTTGTAATTGGAGCTCTATCATCCCGCGATTGGAGATACTCCAGCCACGGGAGAAAAATTGAAAAGGCTATTGAAGATAGAGATAGCGGTAAATCTAGCATTAAAATAACTACAGAAGATATTTTAATGAAATTCTTACCAACTCCTTGA